In the Hippoglossus stenolepis isolate QCI-W04-F060 chromosome 14, HSTE1.2, whole genome shotgun sequence genome, one interval contains:
- the babam1 gene encoding BRISC and BRCA1-A complex member 1 isoform X1, translating to METPEPGPADGEERLVELRPRTRSNPEGAEDRRSSTGSLGGNSNPNISQPAVGSRVEGEGEASTSDSPPSSTTTTVSTAAAQTVVPPAAAVAAAAGPAAPLSTVAAAAKERPKPTQQQPALTASVPPPAEYQLRVPRVNCPEKVIICLDLSEEMSLPKLESFNGSKANALNISQKMIEMFVRTKHKIDKRHEFALVVVNDDALWLSGFTSDPRELCSCLYDLETNMCESFIDLEDLLNVIRQKIELPLMENVQTIPPPYVVRTVLIYSRQAGQLQFNPSEAVSKMLQSPYFFFDVVYLHNGVEEQGEDTSWRDNYTSFCNLDSKGVCYHFEVSLSGPAIELHNCMAKLLAHPLQRPFQSHASYSLLEGDDPQDIEATV from the exons ATGGAGACACCAGAGCCCGGGCCAGCGGATGGAGAGGAGCGTCTGGTGGAGCTGCGACCTCGGACACGCTCCAACCCTGAAGGGGCTGAGGACCGCCGCAGCAGCACCGGCAGCCTGGGCGGGAACAGCAACCCGAACATTTCTCAGCCTGCGGTGGGCAGTCgggtggagggggagggcgAGGCGTCGACCAGCGACAGTCCTCCGAGCTCGACCACCACGACTGTCTCAACAGCCGCAGCCCAGACCGTGGTTCCTCCTGCGGCTGCAGTGGCGGCTGCAGCCGGTCCCGCGGCGCCCCTGTCCACCGTAGCTGCTGCAGCCAAAGAGAGGCCGAAgcccacacagcagcagcccgCGCTGACGGCCTCCGTCCCTCCACCAGCTGAGTACCAGCTCCGTGTCCCCCGTGTCAACTGCCCAGAGAAAGTG ATTATCTGCTTAGACCTTTCTGAAGAGATGTCATTGCCGAAGCTAGAATCTTTTAATGG GTCTAAAGCAAATGCCCTGAACATTTCTCAGAAGATGATCGAGATGTTTGTCAGAACTAAACACAAGATCGACAAAAGGCACGAGTTTGCCCTGGTTGTAGTCAATGATGATGCCCTATGG TTGTCAGGCTTCACGTCTGACCCCAGGGAGCTGTGCAGCTGTCTCTACGATCTGGAGACTAACATGTGCGAGTCCTTCA TAGACCTGGAAGATCTTCTTAATGTGAT CCGCCAGAAGATCGAGCTTCCGTTGATGGAGAATGTTCAGACCATCCCGCCTCCTTACGTGGTGCGGACCGTGCTCATCTACAGCCGACAAGCGGGACAGCTTCAGTTCAACCCTTCTGAGGCTGTGAGT AAAATGCTCCAGTCTCcatattttttctttgatgtGGTCTATCTGCACAACGGGGTGGAGGAGCAGGGCGAAGACACAAGCTGGAGG GACAACTACACCTCTTTCTGCAACCTGGACTCGAAGGGCGTGTGCTATCACTTTGAGGTTTCCCTGAGCGGACCGGCCATCGAGCTGCACAACTGCATGGCCAAACTTCTGGCTCACCCCTTACAGAGACCCTTCCAGAGTCATGCGTCGTACAGTCTGCTTGAGGGGGACGATCCCCAGGACATTGAGGCAACAGTCTGA
- the babam1 gene encoding BRISC and BRCA1-A complex member 1 isoform X2: protein METPEPGPADGEERLVELRPRTRSNPEGAEDRRSSTGSLGGNSNPNISQPAVGSRVEGEGEASTSDSPPSSTTTTVSTAAAQTVVPPAAAVAAAAGPAAPLSTVAAAAKERPKPTQQQPALTASVPPPAEYQLRVPRVNCPEKVIICLDLSEEMSLPKLESFNGSKANALNISQKMIEMFVRTKHKIDKRHEFALVVVNDDALWLSGFTSDPRELCSCLYDLETNMCESFNLEDLLNVIRQKIELPLMENVQTIPPPYVVRTVLIYSRQAGQLQFNPSEAVSKMLQSPYFFFDVVYLHNGVEEQGEDTSWRDNYTSFCNLDSKGVCYHFEVSLSGPAIELHNCMAKLLAHPLQRPFQSHASYSLLEGDDPQDIEATV from the exons ATGGAGACACCAGAGCCCGGGCCAGCGGATGGAGAGGAGCGTCTGGTGGAGCTGCGACCTCGGACACGCTCCAACCCTGAAGGGGCTGAGGACCGCCGCAGCAGCACCGGCAGCCTGGGCGGGAACAGCAACCCGAACATTTCTCAGCCTGCGGTGGGCAGTCgggtggagggggagggcgAGGCGTCGACCAGCGACAGTCCTCCGAGCTCGACCACCACGACTGTCTCAACAGCCGCAGCCCAGACCGTGGTTCCTCCTGCGGCTGCAGTGGCGGCTGCAGCCGGTCCCGCGGCGCCCCTGTCCACCGTAGCTGCTGCAGCCAAAGAGAGGCCGAAgcccacacagcagcagcccgCGCTGACGGCCTCCGTCCCTCCACCAGCTGAGTACCAGCTCCGTGTCCCCCGTGTCAACTGCCCAGAGAAAGTG ATTATCTGCTTAGACCTTTCTGAAGAGATGTCATTGCCGAAGCTAGAATCTTTTAATGG GTCTAAAGCAAATGCCCTGAACATTTCTCAGAAGATGATCGAGATGTTTGTCAGAACTAAACACAAGATCGACAAAAGGCACGAGTTTGCCCTGGTTGTAGTCAATGATGATGCCCTATGG TTGTCAGGCTTCACGTCTGACCCCAGGGAGCTGTGCAGCTGTCTCTACGATCTGGAGACTAACATGTGCGAGTCCTTCA ACCTGGAAGATCTTCTTAATGTGAT CCGCCAGAAGATCGAGCTTCCGTTGATGGAGAATGTTCAGACCATCCCGCCTCCTTACGTGGTGCGGACCGTGCTCATCTACAGCCGACAAGCGGGACAGCTTCAGTTCAACCCTTCTGAGGCTGTGAGT AAAATGCTCCAGTCTCcatattttttctttgatgtGGTCTATCTGCACAACGGGGTGGAGGAGCAGGGCGAAGACACAAGCTGGAGG GACAACTACACCTCTTTCTGCAACCTGGACTCGAAGGGCGTGTGCTATCACTTTGAGGTTTCCCTGAGCGGACCGGCCATCGAGCTGCACAACTGCATGGCCAAACTTCTGGCTCACCCCTTACAGAGACCCTTCCAGAGTCATGCGTCGTACAGTCTGCTTGAGGGGGACGATCCCCAGGACATTGAGGCAACAGTCTGA